Sequence from the Clostridia bacterium genome:
TTACAATCGAATGATTCGCAGATTCATACCTAAAGGCAAGAGTTTCGATTCAATTGATCAGGAAACATTAAACCGTATAAACAATTGGATTGACACCTACCCCCGAAAACGACTTGGCTACAAATCCGCAGAACAAGTGTTCGCTCAAGAATTAGAAAATTTTTTCCTTTACCCCTCGGGGTAAAGGAAACTGAAAGAACTTATTATACAAACCGTTGCACTTGTAGTTGCAATTTAAGTATTTTGTTTTTTTAGCTTCGGTTATTATTATGACAAGATTTTCATACATTATGTATATTATGATCTTAAAAAATCGTTGTTTAAAATAATTGTAATTTAACATCAAATAAAAGGAGATAGTATGGATCAAAAAGTAATAGATCTCAATGAAAGCGTTTTTTCTTTATGTAAAAAAGACAATAATTTGAAGAATATATTATATGATTTGGGCTTTAAGGACATAATTAATCCTGCGATGCTAAATA
This genomic interval carries:
- a CDS encoding DUF1858 domain-containing protein; this encodes MDQKVIDLNESVFSLCKKDNNLKNILYDLGFKDIINPAMLNTAGRFMTLKKGSKLKHIALSKIVFTLEELGYKVTGVDNE